CTCACGCCTACTCTCCCTTCTCGCCTCCCTGCTCTGCCTGACCAGCTTCGCCCAGGCTGGCGCCCGCTTCGGCAAGGGCGAAATCAACGCCCAGGCCACCTTCGACATCACCTTCACCGATCGCGCCGTGCCCAGCGCTCTGGGGACCTCCGACACCATCTACACGTTCACCCCGGCCCTCACCTTCACGCAGGAAACTTCGAAGCTCAACGCCAGCGCCCACCTTTCAGCCCCGATATCCCGCTACGAGGACAACGACCAGCTCGATTCCGACTCCCTCAGCTTCGGACTCTCCGGCGACATCCCCTACGGAGCGGGCCCCAAGTGGTCCGGCAGCTGGAATGTATCCTACTTCGATGGAATTCGGGCTAACTACTTCACCAACAGCAACCTGAACATGGAAACGCTTTCGGCGAGCATCTCGTCGAACTACCAGATCGGCCGCAAGCTCGGCCTGCGCTCCGGAGTCAGCTACAGCGATCGCTCCAGCAACGGCATCGCAGGAAGCAGTTTCCTGAACGACAACGAGACCACCGCCGTGTACGCGGGCGTGCATGCCCGAGAACTCCTTGGCCGCATCGGCGCCTACGTCGACTACAGGATCCAAGACCGAAAAACCGATCGTGGCCTGATCAACCAGGGCGTGGACGATCGCGACGATGGCATCAACTTCGGCATCACCGGACAGATCCTGCCCGAGCGCCTGTTTCCGAAACTCGAAGCGGACCTTTCCTTCGGCTACACCTCCACCCAGACCAGCGAATCGGTCAACCGGGACGGCGGAAGCGATCGCCTCACGCTCAACGGCAGCTTGCGCTACCCGGCGAACCAGAAGACCAACGTCGCTTTGCTGTTCAGCCGCGGGCTCGACGTCACCGACGACGACCGCACCGTCGAGAGCAGCCAAGCCACCCTCAGCGTGGACTACACCCCGCGCCAGCGGCTGGCGTTCGTGAGTTCCCTCGGTCTCTCCAGCAACGACTTCGTTTATTCCGAGAACGCTCGAAACGACGACGTGCTCACTTTCCAAGTCGGCGCTCGCTACAGCATCCGGCCCAACTGGACCGCCAGCGCCTTCTACAACCTGCGCGAATCGGACTCCAATGTGGCTATCAGCGACTACAGTTCCTCGCAATTGAGCCTATCCACCACCCTCAGCTACTAAGCGACTTCCCTAAGTACTTGAGCTCCATACTCCCCTAAAGAACGCTCGCAATCGACCGAATTACAAATCGACTAGCTGCGGCGTATGAAATTACTTGCCTCCTAGGCGCCCGCGCCAACTTTCTATTAACAACTCTTTCCTAAGCGA
The DNA window shown above is from Pelagicoccus sp. SDUM812003 and carries:
- a CDS encoding outer membrane beta-barrel protein; amino-acid sequence: MNSRLLSLLASLLCLTSFAQAGARFGKGEINAQATFDITFTDRAVPSALGTSDTIYTFTPALTFTQETSKLNASAHLSAPISRYEDNDQLDSDSLSFGLSGDIPYGAGPKWSGSWNVSYFDGIRANYFTNSNLNMETLSASISSNYQIGRKLGLRSGVSYSDRSSNGIAGSSFLNDNETTAVYAGVHARELLGRIGAYVDYRIQDRKTDRGLINQGVDDRDDGINFGITGQILPERLFPKLEADLSFGYTSTQTSESVNRDGGSDRLTLNGSLRYPANQKTNVALLFSRGLDVTDDDRTVESSQATLSVDYTPRQRLAFVSSLGLSSNDFVYSENARNDDVLTFQVGARYSIRPNWTASAFYNLRESDSNVAISDYSSSQLSLSTTLSY